The Elaeis guineensis isolate ETL-2024a chromosome 12, EG11, whole genome shotgun sequence sequence CTTTgccttgatttggacttgatcttTGCCTTAGCTCGGCCTTGATCTTTGTCTTGATTCGATCTTGATCTTTGCTTCAGCTCGACCTCCATCTTTACCTCAGTTCAGTCTTGATCTTTGCCTCGGCTCAATCTTGTTCTTTCCTTGGTCCGATCTTGTTCTTGCCTTGGTTCAGACTTGATCTTTGCCTCGACTCAACCTTAATCTTTGCCTCGATTTAGTCTTAAGCTTGATAGCTCAGCTCGATCTGATCTTTGTCTCGGCTCAGTCTTGATCTTTACCTCGGCTCGACCATGATCTTTACTTTAGCTTGACCTTGATCTTGCCTCAGCTCGATCTTATTTTTTGTCTTGATTCAGACTTGATCTTTGCCTTGACTCAACCTTAATCTTTATCTCAATTTAGCCTTGATCTTTATCTTAGCTCAGCCTTGATCTTGCGTCAGCTCATTCTTGATTTTTGCCTCAGCTCAAATACTCAAACACCTGTGGCcttgcaagaagaaaagaaaatagaatgaTGGATGAGGGCTTGAGAGCCTTTTACCATGAGAGTTTTGTGGAAGTTTCTCCCCCTTAAAGCATATTCTCTTTGAATCCTTGATTCTATTCAGATACATGAGGAAGTATGGATACATCACGATTTAGGAGAGAGAATTCGAGAGCTTTCCATAATCTTCTTCCTTATTTAGACTTTAATATGTCATGATCTCCTTGTTTAGATTTTAATCTATCATGATCTCCATCTTTATTTGGATCCTATCAAGAATTCAAACTTTTTGACATGTGGACGAGGAAGCATGAATATGTCATGATTCGAAAATTGAGAGATTCCCATCACCTctttttttatttggattttataatctcctttcttttttagatgttataatctccttcctcatttggatGCCGTGATCTCTTTTCTTGTTTGGATTCATATTGTATGCCCCCCAATTTTGCGTCCAACTTGGATAGCCTTTGATCTAGTTGGTGCCTGATCGAAGCAGAGATGATCAAAGGTCGATGGCCAAGCCATTTGAAGTTGGCATCATTCACCAACTCATGGATCCCCTACGGGACTTTTGAGAAACTCTCTTTATCCtaataagaaaaaagaaatggTATAAAGCTTTCATGAGAATTTATATGTGACGTTAAATGGAAAGAATATGGAGTCTCATCATGAAGGgatgagaaaaaggagagaatgtTCGGGATTATTTTGAAGATTCCttgtatctctctctcttcttattaTCTCTTTCCCCATTAGTTTCTAAAGGACTTTATTTTATTGGAAGGGAGAGAGAAGCcatgggaagagagaaaaggcCTTGAAAGTGGGGGATGGTCCGATCTGGAGATAATCAGATCCGATTAACATCTGACTGATTTAGAGGCAATCAAATCTGATCAACATCGATCAATCTACAGATGGTCGGATCTAGTCAGTGTCTAGCAATTTGGAAGCAATCAGATCTGATCGATGTTAGTTGATTTGCAGATGATCGATTTGGCGAACATTTGGGTCAATCTAATCTTTTAGAAACTCGATGGCATTGAAGCAGCACAACCAAGTTTCTCTTACTAGATGCTTGCTCCTTCCCATAAACAAGCTTGGGCCTTCCTCTAGTGTCAATCTATTGCTCCAAAAATCTATCTTAGATCAATTTAGCTAGAGCTAATCAGTGACTGTAGGTCGGCAACGGTAAAATGGTGATAGTAGGACCTACAAGATAAGTTCTCGATCAGAGTTGACTCTGGTAGAGATCCTCTAACGCTCAAGTCAGAATCTTAGAATGGATGAAAAGGAGTAAACATATTAAGAGAGaagtgatttcatatcttagagatctCCTATGGATCTCTAATTATAGGTAGAGGTTGAAGAGCCATGAGAAGAAAAGAGAATCAAATAGTTAGCCTTGACTTATCAGATGAGATACATTCGTTATCTCTATTTTATCTGAAGAGATATATTTGTTATCTcctgtctcatcaaaaataaagaagaatcaaCAGTTAGCCATGCTATATTAGACGAGATATTCTAGTTATCTTCTTTCTTATGTACTCAAAACGTATTACCACATGGGACTTTTCCTAGCTGGCATAAATCAGGcacaatatttttttgaaatattagcaAATGTCGGCCATCATCAAGGTTAGACCAAGCCCAGCTTTCTTGTGTATCAGCTTTATTTGAGGAAAGAATTTCCTACCATAATAGAAGAAAACTTAGTTAAGTATGGCAAAATAAATATAACATTTTTTATTCAATGATGTAATATATTATTCTATATTTAAATTCATAATATCTTGAATTCTTTTGACTATAACTATAGTGATACTTAACTTAGATAATAGTAGTACTTTCATTACTTAATGATTATCTCAAATAATATGAGTTATACAATGGTCATAGcaacaaaaaatataaataataaattttgaattttcactcaaagttaTCATTTAggttaaaaaataatttaggattattaataaatagaaattataatatataaaaaattaaaataaaagtatattAAACACATATGAACTATATTAAATATAAGGTTAATAGTCTACATGAGTTCTACAGCAGACAATTGATGTTTAACTGCTCTAATAGTCCATAGGGACTTGGGTTGCTACCTTCTTGCCATACCAAAGTTTTTAGATTAAGGGTGGTGCAGTAGTCCTCTACCTTTACTAATTCCAAGTTCTTTAAGTCCACTGTCCCCTTACACTAAAACTACAAATGCCTTTCAATACATATGGATAGTGGctccaaaaaaatttctaactttggTAGAGtatatcccaaaaatttttgaaaaaaataatttcatataatCCCCAAACTAGAATTGAGTATAAAACCCAAGAAATCCACCACATTATCAAATACAAAGAAATTAAAAGCAAAAAAACATAAGAAATTCCACTATTATCAAGCACAAAATAAGTTTAAAGGTAATGGAATCCCTTTCAAGCACAAACAAGAAATTTCAAAATCTACCTTTTTACCTCTCCTATCTTATGAATCTGTTGAGAAAACTGTACCAATAAACTAGTGGCTGATGAGGATTGTAGCTTCTTCGAATATCTTGATGGTCTTGGAGATGTAATTAGATGATCACCATTGATTAGGGTACGGGAAGGCAATGGAATTAGAAAGGGCTTCAACAGtctcccccaccccccccccctccccaccccaaaaaaaaaagtaatccaCCCAATAGTTAGAAAGAACTTAAGGTATTTTAGTCATTAATCATTTTCTATTGATACTATTAAGATGGAGATAGATAGCTGGACCTCTTTACAATATTTTTAAAGTTTTGGGATCcatttgaaattttttcttttgtggtCTAAATGTAAATGGGTCAAAGTTCAAGAAATATCGCTGTAAGTTTTCTTATTATATAATGAACAGTGATCCTATgcttttatcaataaaaataatttatttcaagTGTTTCATAATCTATTTAATGTATTAGGTGGCTGACAGCTTTTAACTACATAATTATGTTCACATACAGCTTAGGTATTGATGAATTACTTTTGTGATTCTATAGAGTGGCTTTTACAGTTTATATCTCGTTGGTCTAtgtattttctaaattatttttatttgatcatCAATGTTTCTACAATGACTTGTTTAGTCCTACCCAAGTTTTAGTTACTTTCGTAGTATACCAAATATTTGTTTGCAGCAtacttcacaaaaaaaaaaaaaaaaaaaaaaaagaaactcatGTATTGATGAGCATAAAATGATTTCAATTATATTTCTAGATGAATTCATTACAAATATCCCATTAAATAACCATGAACCTCCAACATTCCCCATATTAAAATctcaaaatatattataaaataatgcaTCCTCAAGTCCTATTGCTACCGTTGATTCTTCAACATCAATAGACCAATAACCAACTAAGAGAACAAAATAATTCTATAAGGCATCCTATCTTTGGCATGGCAACATCCGATTTAGTTTACCATCTTATTCATTTCCTCCTTAAGTCGATTTATGACCATCTTTCTATGACCATCTTTCTATGATCATGCTATTCAAAGTACTTAGTATGAATACCTCCCctgtataaaaatatttttgaaaatcagaaaaaaggaaaaacatcAAGTGCAGTTAGGACAAAATAGAATTTATACCCCAAATCGTGGGCAATCAAAGAACCTTCGATCTGAGTTTCTTCTTATTCATGAGATCTTTATTTGAGCATGAtgctcataaaaataaaattttggtccTTATTATTTGAAGTCCTAGGATCTGTGGGAACTGTTTGACCAAATTGTTGAACTTCTATCTACGGAGGTTGCAGCTAGAGGATCCTTGATTTCATAAGACAATGGGCTAGAAATGAGAGGAAATAGGGTTTCAAAATGAAGATATACACGGAACGAAGACCCGCATAAATCTATGATATATGCCTGAGTTCAATGGGGAAGAATAATGCCAAAGACAATGAAAATGAATAAATTCCAACCAAGGAATAAATACCAGATGATTGGATAGAACCACAATGAAAATTGATTGCTTTGTTTGAGCCAAGGAAGAAGAAGATTTCAAATTAGAGATGAATAGATGTCTTCTGAATTAAGGGCATAGAATTTTGGCCACATTAATAgtatttttactatattttaaacCACGTTAGCACAAATTTAAGTCATGCAAGTAAAATTTACTCTACAGGTTGCTATATTgaacttttcgagagagaaaattatcaaaatagtATTTGaggataatattaaaataattaaaatagttcaaaaattaaactttaaattttataatttataattttttaaaaaaaattaatttaattcctGGATTAGAAACATAATTTACCTTTAATTTAACTACCCTGTCACCGAATCCCGCCGCCTCCAATGTCCGAACCGAAAAGAGGAATGTGCAATGGCGTTTTCGTGATTCTTCCAAATGGCAAGGTCGGCAAACTGGGCCCTGCAACTAAACTCAAAAGTTCGTTCTGATAACCGGAAGAGCCGCGTCTCATCCTCCTCGCGCCCGAAGAACAGGAAAAAGAGCGAGAAAGTGACGAGCGAATCCCCTCTCCACCCTCACTTCTCCCTCGTTTGATCGATTCGTATTAGCTATGAAGCGGGTTCCCGATCCCTTCGACGACGAGGAGGACGTGAATCCCTTCGCGGTAACCgtaccacctctctctctctctctctctctctctctggtgcCTCTCTTTCTCCCCccgttctcttctctttttttcgtggatttttctcatctttttttaGGTTTTCCGCTGTGTACAAACATCAGAATCCTTGGCTAAAATCATGAATTCTATAGCTGGAATTGGTAATGTGTAGTCTGGGTCTCTGATCTTTTCGGTGGTCATGCTTTCTTACAAACCCAAAAGGAAACCTAGCTAAATCCATAATGTGTAAGGATTCTGGGTATTTACGATtactttttgagagaaaaagagcgTCTTTGGCATTCAAGTGAGGGAGAGGAAACGATAGTTCGGATCTGGGGTTGAATGATGGGGTCACTGCACTtagtttatttattattattattattattattatttggtgGGTTGGGGGGGAGGTGTTCCTCATTGGTTTATGAGTTGATGGGTGACAATGATCATATCGGTAGTCTTTTGTTTTCAGACTGCTGCGGGGACTGATTCAAAACCGCGCCTTCCGACACTGCCATCCCAGCCTCTGGGTTTTGGTAACAAACATGATGCAACTGTCAATGTGCCACTGGATGCAAGAAATGTGGGTGGTGCCGTTTAAAATATTGTCATGTTAATGTGTGAGGAGATTGATTTGATTGTGAGATATGATATGTGGGTGGGTGCAGGATATAAAGAAAACGGAAAGGGAGCTAGCAGCTTGGGAAGAGGAGTTGAAGAAGAGGGAAAAGGTAGGTCGTAACTAAACTGGTTTCTATAGTCCACCTCACGCCTCCGAGATAAATTCATAGTTAGATACATCTCTTTCTTTGCGTATCATGCTATCCAAGCTACTTTGTTGGATTGCCTTGCTATATTAAGGTAACATATCTTTTATTTGTTATTACAGGACATACAACGAAGAGAAGATGTGATGACTAGAGGTACCATGAGAAGTTACTTTAACGGCAGATAGCTGATTGTACTCTCAGTATAGCTCTGATTATTCTTATTTAAAATCTTTTGGTGGTTATAGTTGAGTATGACACGTTTTAATGCAGCTGGCGTCATGATTGAAGAAAAAAACTGGCCCCCATTTTTTCCTATCATTCATCATGACATAGTTAAGGAAATACCAATCCATGCACAAAGATTGCAATATCTGGCATTTGCAAGTTGGCTTGGTATGTAGTTTCCTTTTATAATATCTTGATTGAATGGGTCACTACATCCTTTTTGTATAAGAAGAGCTACTTATTATCTATTGATTGTGGGGCTTTGCATCAATAAATTCGTAGGTCCTATCATATTTAGTAAGAACAGGAAAGCAACAAGGGAATATTACTTGGACATTTTCAAGCAACAAGTCATCACTTGTTGCTTGAAGAACTTTGGACATGTGAAACAAACAAATATAGATGTTGGGCTAGTTTCACATGGGGCTATGGTCTGATTTATTGAAAGAATGAGTGGGTGGATATAGtcacttggattttatttttttctttttaagaaaaagcaaagggagtgtcatttatgaaataaaattctTCATAATCTCATTGCTAAATTTAGTTTTTAGACATCAGGCTTCTAAGAAAACTAAGTTAAATTCAACTGCATGGGCAAAAGAGAATGCAAATGAATTCAGATGGGCTTTAAGCATTGGTTTGAAAAACTAAAAATGTACATTTTTATCAGTTGTAATTTATATTCAATTTGTATTGGATCCAGATATGCCTTAGATGTGGCACGATGCATGTTGGATACTTCCTCTGAgcatcctttttctctttttcctggtTTAAAAAGTACCTGATATGATGAGGTTTCACTTTGTGTGTAAGATACCTTCTACAGTTGTTTGGTTATGGTTCCAGTCCGTTCATGcagtttcaatgctgaaccctgAACCCAGTAATGCAGATATAGCCTCCTTCATTATTTATTGTTTTTTTCGCCCAAACCCTAGGAGAGATGGAGATAGAATGATGGCATTTATGATAAACAAAAACCAATGTGCCATATACAAATATCATTGGACATGTAAAAGAAAATATATTGATTTATTTCCGTATGGCCCTTATCTTGCGGTATTCATCCTTCATTTAAAGATTTTCTACTGGGATATATGCTACATCTATGTCCTTGTTTAATACCTTATCAggaacaaataaaatatatacaaGGAAACTTCCATGCATGAACATTTGTTCATGATATTCCTGAAAATATAAGAGTGCATTATTTGCTTACCTATAGTTTCATTCTTATAAAATCTGCTTCTATTGTATTTCATATATAATGTGCTGCTGTATAACCTCAGGATACTCCTTTTTCTACTCTCCCACCTTCCTCATTGACCACACCGAGAAGGCAATCAAGTAGTCAAGTCCATCCTCACCAATTTATAGAGGGAAGGATTATCAATCATTTTGACCAGATAGAGGAGGCACCAAGTGAGCTTTAAGGCTATTTCTTGTTATCATTTCTATAACAATTGTGCATGAATACTCTGTGTTAAGAATAATTGggaagaaaaattttgcaaatggTTAGAAATAGAGACCCTTCTGGTGCATGGGAATAATTTATAATGTATAAAAGAAATTAGACAGAGAAAAGGTCTGATAAGTTTTCAAGTGTTTTTGGGTCTGACTCAATATTTAACATCAGAATCCAAACATGGATGAGGTCATACATAGATTTTGAATAATTGAATCTGGGcaaatgaaatatgtattgatCAACTATACTCCCAAAGATATCAATCAAAACATTTGATCCTAATTCATTAAGCTTAGACTTAACCTTATATTTTACCTGAATGTACAAAATATCAAAAGGGTCTGAGTTCTGACGATGACATATGTAAGAAATAACAATATTAGAATTTAAAAGTCAAAATAATATGTTGTTTGACTTGGGCTAGGTTGTTTTAGTAGAGAATTTGAACCCTGCCTCCAGTTCCTATAAAAGAGTTAAATTTAATGTAGAGGGTTATAGAGAAGTTGATTTGTATACTATGTATAATATTTCATGCTATGTTTGATGGAATAATTGTCCATTGAACTCATGCAAAAGAAATTCTAATATGAAGATGGGCTAATTGCAATCAATTAGGTCATGCCAAAGGAAATTAATGCAAATATGTTTATTGAGATGCAGAATCCTCTATCAAATGATCACTGCACTTAATTCAACCCGGTTGTGTATATCAtaaaaatctaaactaatttatagTCAGTCATGAATATAAAATTCAATATACATCATCTACGTGGCTAAGTCAGATGGTATTGGGGCTTCATGAGCCCATTAAGTGCATGTTTCATAACTACGCTATATCGAAAGATTGGTTCCAAGTGACCTAAGCTTCATCTTACTTAAAATAACGAAGTTTACCTGAAACCTGAGATTGATGCAATTAGATAGAAGTGTGACCTAGCTTTAGCCAGTGTTGATGTATAAAAGTCTAATTAGGACATTATTCAACTTATGAAAAACAATTTTTAGTCCATATAGTACATCTAACTAATGAAATGGCTGCTGTTGAGTTTGGAAGAGCATAAAACAAACATAACCCATTCCATTTCTTGACAAACACAGGTTACCATTCTGTAGAGTGATGCAGAATGGTCTGGTCTGGGCAAGGATGTACTATCTTTTCCATTGCATCTTTTGATAACTCAGTTCCAGAATGTAAGTTTTAGCTAGCTATTTTGCACGCTAATTGTAATTAAATGATGAGCTCAATAAGTTAACAATTACTAATTTATTATCAACTCTCTTGATTTTATAGACAAATACCATAcgataaaaattcataaatcatcaCATTAACTTtcttaaaatatttgaaatagAAGAAGGTGCTATTCTGATTTTATTTATGTATCTAGGCATATTTTATATGATAATTTGAGACTAATAGTAATCTAAGGAGTCCATGTAGGACCTACACATATTTCAAGCAAAGTGATCAATCTAATTGCAACTTGATGATGTTCCTGAAAAATTAGAACTTGATAGTGTCATGAAAACTAATAAAGTATGGAATCAAAGTTGTTTTTTTTCCAAGGTATCCTCATTGCCATTAGTGACTTTGGTGAGTAGATCTTCATTACCAGCTGCAAAGACCCTATGCAAGGTTTTTAGAATCGGTATCGGACCCATATCGATTCTTGACTTGTACGATATGGTACCGATACCATACCTTACCGACACTAGATATGGTTAGGTGTATCGGTTCCATACCGGTacactttttttttcatttttttcagttTCTTTTCaatccaatcaatttttttatttttgaattattttagatccaAACTAATAttcatttatattatataatttttctatcactccaaaataaaataaaagaaatctaAAACAATGCATTAAATGTATTTAAAGTACAAACTACAAAGAACAATGTACTAACCTCTGGATTTCTACTGATCTAATTTCTAGTCGAGTGTCTATGATACTCCTAGATATCTAGATCATCCACATAATCAAGAGGAACATCAATCCATCCCTCTAATCAAGTAGTATTGTAATCCTGAATGCTCATCCCACAAGACATCTGCTTTGCATTGCAAAACATCTTAGATCTCTCGCTCAAGCTCTGGCTCTTAGAGGTATCCTCGGATTAATGGTACGGTTGTGGAGGGGCCCATCCAAATATACCGATGGTAAAATCCAATCTGTAAGATGCTCCAGACTGCATAGGGTGATAGCCATTAGAAgacgatgcctcggatgcaccatatctatatccatatggatcataagctaTTTACGAGTGACAAGATTCATAGGGCGAGGATGAATCTGATACATTCATAGATCCTACTCCACATGCAAGATCATCTGCAGCTCATCGTGTGCTGAACAACCTCCAGGAGTCTGTTGTCTATATGAAATCATATCTTTATGGGTTCTACCAGCTCGTGCACCGTGGTCCTTATCTTGTATAACATGCGTATACTGGGACTCACTAATGAACCGAAGATCATCCTACGACTGTATCTCACGAATGATGGTCTCTTGTCCTACGCTTCCTTCTGGATCATCAGATTCATAACTACTATCATCACTCTCCTTGGTCTCTGAATCTGAGTAAGCTAACTCCTCCACTTTCAATGAGGCTACAattgtctttcttttttctttatcctTTCATTGAGCAGTTGCTTGACCTCTCCTCATGCCCCTCCATGACTGAATTTGTGCTTAGGAGGATGGATGTCTTCTTTCTGATTGAGATGATCGGCCTAATCTCGATAGTTTTCACTCAAATCTCTAGGAGGATGTCTTGAACACGGAGTCACATGATGAATAACTCTCCTATGGCCCCTCAAACTGTGGCTGATCAGCTAAAATCTTATGTAGAATATTTTTATCTGCCCATTATTCTGGATCTATCCTAATCTCCCTAGCTACCAAACTGACTAGTTGTGAAGGGGGTCCCGGCTCATCAGGCTCCGACTCTTGCGGCTAGCCTATAAGCCATCTAatcatcggatcctcatcatcaaTAGCATAATCATCTATCATCGGATCTATTTACTTCAGCTATACTTCTTCCTGGATGCATTTTAATCTCAGTCTCAGATTATAGTGAATGTATATAAAATCATTGAGATGCTTGTATGTGTTAGACAATTTCTCTACTTACTATGGATGAGGGCAAAAGTTGACTAATTATGCTCATAACCAGTAGAGGAGACCATCTAGGAAAGAATGCAGATAGCCACACCTTTCAAATTATTTGTGAACtgtccaaaatgaatccaccattcagctgcaaaaatagtaagcaaaattacatatcagacTGCATAAATTAGTAGGCATATAATATCAACAAAGTTTTGTTGTTATTGATATctaatttatctggattcatctttttttttgcttACAACAACCAATGAGACGTCAAAGCTATCTGTCCCCTCTTTAAATGATTTTGTCTTTGGAAAATATATTTGTTAAGTTAACAAATATGTTATTGGTTGCAGATTGGATTCAGTTAAATGCTCACACCTCAGTTAACCTAACATACCTCTTGCAGATACATAGATGTGATTTCTGGATCGCGCGCCAtcttatatatcatattatagagAGCAATCAGAAGCTCGTTATCCATATCTATCCTGGTATAGTATATTGAAACTTCAGATTCAGATAGTAAGCTATAGATAAATTTCACAAATGATTAAGTAAACTTATATAAGtacaagagaagaaaaattttcaaatgattCTTGATTTTGTGCTTTCCTGCTAGATGTAAGTCCGACCCATCTGGTCGTTCCATTATCGCTCGATGATGCTGATGTATTTCTGAGCATGTTTCAAATCTATCTCGCTGATCTATTTtttgccctctccatcatgtGATACAAGAAGCCCATCTGCAGTATCTTTTTTATCCATGGTCTGAAGCACCTCGTATAATGTcttgatagccttcactatcttATCGGCCCATTGCCAAAATAATTGACTCATTACCAAGTTCTCCACATAACTTTTCTTAGTGTTGGCCCTTGCATATCCACTCTCCTACCACTCGGCATTGACAAACATCTGACACAAGGTTGCTTTCTTGTCTAGAaggctatcaagtgctatgtagtttgTAGTAAACCATGTGACACCCGATCTTAAGATCTCCCCCTTAGTGTATATCCGCATCAATAATAGGACCCATGTATTATTGTACATGAATCTTGTAAtagtctgggctgagtctactGCCTGCTGTACCTTACAAAGCTTCTCAATATCCATCAACATAAGGTCGATGCAATGTGCATCCATTAGCAAAACCCTTTATTATCTTATTTTTGGACTCGTATTTTGTTTGTACACAATCAATGGAGGACTCCTTGACATATGTTGCAACATCTTCAATAGCATGCTCTTACTTCGTCTTTCCTTTAATAAGTTATCAAATTTGGTGCTTTTTGATCCCCAGTTGCTATGGGGAACAAAGGACGAAATACAATCGATTCCTCCATTTAAGTGGTTCTCGCTTCTCCTTGTTCCTGTTCCTAATGAGAAATTCATGAAAAATAGCAATCCCCACCATGTAATAGTGCACCTATACATCTTCATCGACGTTGTTTTTTGACTAGAAGACCTAGAGCTAACTATGGAGACTTTGGGCTATCTGGGCACATACTTAGAGAAATGGTTCATGCATGTTTGTTACCAAGCGCAACAAGATCAAGTtggtaagaaaaaaaatttcgcCCCCGAAT is a genomic window containing:
- the LOC105061177 gene encoding secretory carrier-associated membrane protein 4 isoform X2, with product MKRVPDPFDDEEDVNPFATAAGTDSKPRLPTLPSQPLGFGNKHDATVNVPLDARNDIKKTERELAAWEEELKKREKDIQRREDVMTRAGVMIEEKNWPPFFPIIHHDIVKEIPIHAQRLQYLAFASWLGVKIFFLATIYAMLGCPLSYVLWYKPLYNAMRTDSAVKFGWFFLCYLIHTGFCTLAAIAPPIVFQGKSLTGILAAIDTFSDHVLVGIFYLIGSGFFCLETLISLWVLQKVYMYFRGHK